Proteins co-encoded in one Corynebacterium lujinxingii genomic window:
- the purS gene encoding phosphoribosylformylglycinamidine synthase subunit PurS, whose amino-acid sequence MARVVVNVMPKAEILDPQGQAVLRALGRIGVEGVSDVRQGKRFEIEVDDTVTDAELHRMAETLLTNTVIEDFEVVR is encoded by the coding sequence ATGGCACGAGTCGTCGTTAATGTCATGCCCAAGGCCGAAATTCTTGACCCGCAGGGTCAAGCGGTGCTGCGCGCACTGGGCCGCATCGGTGTCGAGGGGGTGAGCGACGTCCGCCAAGGCAAGCGATTTGAGATCGAGGTGGACGACACCGTCACCGACGCCGAGCTGCACCGCATGGCGGAGACGCTGCTGACGAACACTGTGATCGAGGACTTCGAGGTTGTGCGATGA